The genomic window ATTGGTATGGCAACACAAACGGTAACCGTTCCGGCAGGTGGCCGTATCAATGTTTCGCTTGCAGCGGATTCGAAAGATTTAACGGAAGTGGTTGTAGTGGGTTATGGTACACAGAAAAAAAGTGTAGTAACAGGAGCCATTTCAAGCGTTAAGGCTTCCGACCTCGAAAATCAGCCAGTTGTCCGTATTGAGCAATCTTTACAAGGTAGAACCTCAGGGTTAACTATTGCGGCTACTTCTGGTCAGCCAGGTTCAAGCTCTACCGTGCGTTTAAGAGGTTTTACTTCTTTTGGCAACAGCAAGAACGATCCGCTTTGGGTAATCGATGGAGTGGTGATTGATGCAGGTGGCATTGGCTATTTAAATCAAGACGATATCGAATCAATTGAGGTACTTAAAGATGGTGCTTCTGCCGCGATTTATGGAACACGTGCTGCTGCGGGTGTTATTTTGGTAACCACTAAAAAAGGTAAGGCAGGAACGCTGAACATTAATTATAGTGGTTATTATGGTACGCAGGCACCAGCTAAAAGATTAGACTTGTTGGATGCTTCTCAATATGCAACGTTGCGTAATCAGGCACTTGTTAGTGCAGGTAAAGCTCCGGCATTTGCCAACCCTGCAGCATTAGGTGCAGGGACAGATTGGCAAGATTTGATTTTTAATGATAGTGCTCCAAAGCAAAGCCACGAATTTAGTGTATCTGGAGGAAGTGATAAAGCATCTTATTTTACCTCTTTTGGCTATACCGATATCAAAGGTATTGTAGCTACTCCTATTTCTAAATTTAACAGGGCTAATGTGCGTATCAATACCTCATTTAAACCCATCAAAGGCGTAACATTTGGCGAAAATTTAGGGTATAGCCATGGGGTAAACAGCGGTATTGGCGAAACCAACCGGGAGTTTGGTGGTGTACTAAGCTCGGCAATTAATTTGGATCCGATTACACCTTCGATTATTACAGATCCTACCTCACAATCGGCTTTTTTCCCCTCTGCTGCGGGTAATCCGGTACAAAATGCTGCAGCAACAAGAAATAGTGATGGGCAGCTTTTTGGGATCTCGCCATATGTACTACAGGAAATGAAGAATCCATTGGCTATGATCCAGAACAGATTAGGGAACTATGGTTACGACCATAATATTGTAGGTAATGTTTTTGCTGATTTGGAACCGATAAAAGGTTTACATATCCGTTCATCATTGGGTACCAAAATGGCTTTTTATGGAAGTAATTCATTCACTCCGATTGCATATTACAACACCTCTACGCCGATTAACCAATCGTCGTTATCGAGAGAGAATACCTATGTAATTAACTGGAACCTGGAGAACACCATCTCGTACAACAAGGTGATAGATAAGCATAATTTCACCTTCTTATTGGGCCATGGTGAGTATAAAGATGGCAACCAGCGCAGGGCAACTGTAGTGTACAATAATGTACCTGCAAAAACTTTCGATGAAGCATCTTTCAGGTATAATGCATTGCCTGCGGATAGAACAAACAGTAGTGGTGGCGATGGTACTGATCATAGAATCAATTCACTTTTTTCGAGGATCCAATATAATTATGGTGAGAAATACCTGTTTTCTGCCTTGATCAGACGTGATGGATCTTCCAGGTTTGGAGGCAATAATAAATTTGGTTACTTCCCTTCAGGATCAATAGGATGGGTACCTACTTTAGAAAACTTTTTCCCTAAAAACGATGTACTTACTTTCCTGAAAATTCGTGGTAGTTATGGTGTTACCGGAAATGATGGTATCGGCGACTTTCCTTATATCCCAATTGTAGGCGCTGGTGGAGATCGTAATTACGTATTTGGTTCTACAAATGAGACTGTTTATGTAGGGTACAGCCCGGGTGCTCCAGCCAATCCTGATCTGAAGTGGGAAGAAACCCGTCAGGCAGATATTGGTATCGATGCAACGTTGTTTCAGAATTTAACCTTAACTGTTGATATTTATGACAAGAAAACAACGGGTATTTTACAAAATCCACCAATCCCAGGATATGCTGGTTATGGAAGTTTTGCGCAAAACGTAGCAGACATTCAAAACAGGGGGTTAGAGATTGAGTTGGGATACAGAAAGAAAATCGGTCAATTAGATTTTGGAGTAAACGGAAACATTTCGTTTTATAAAAATAAAGTTACACAGTTGCTTCCCGGAAACCTTTTTTTAGAAGATAATAGCGCAACCTTCCAGAATTTTGGCAACATTACCAGAACAGGTTTAAACTTACCTTACCAGCAATATTACGGTTACCAATCGTTGGGTATTTTCCAAAGTCAGGCCGAGGTAGACAGTTATTTAGGGGCCGATGGTGTAACCAAATTACAACCAAATGCAAAACCAGGCGATTTAAAATTTGCCAACTTAACTAATGATAACATCATCAATCCTGATGACCGTACCTATTTAGGCAATCCAAACCCAACCGTAAGTTATGGTATTACCATTAATTTAGGTTACAAAAACTTCGATTTTACCGCTTTCGGAAGTGGTTCAGGAGGCAATCAGATTTTTCAGGGCTTAAGAAGGTTGGATATTGCTACTGCAAATTATCAGCGTAAATATTTAGATGCATGGACCCCAAGCAATACTGGAGCCTCGCTTCCACGCATTGTTGATGGCGATCCAAATGGTAACTACTCTAAGTTTACTAACCTGTACCTGGAAAGTGGCAATTTCTTCAGATTAAGAACAATGCAACTAGGTTACTCATTGCCTAACAGCATCATTAATAAATGGGGCATGAAAAAACTGCGGGTTTATGTGCTTGCCGAAAATTTATTTACCATAACCAAATACACGGGTTACGATCCAGAATTAGGGGTAACTGCCGATTCGGGTGGTGGCGCACAATACGGTATTGATCGTGGTGCTTATCCACAGGCAAGGGCATTTTTGTTTGGCTTAAATGTTGGATTTTAATATAATTTAAATCATGAAGAAAAAGAATTTTTTATACTTTACAGCAATTGTACTTTCTGTAACGTTGGGTTCGTGCAAAAAGGATTTGGAAGTAAATCCGCAAGACCGTATAACTTTAGATAATTATTATAAAACACAAGCTGATGCCTTTACCGGATTGGTAGCTATATATGATAGGTTTGCTTATCAATCAGGTGGCTTGTACGATAAATCAGCGGTAATGAGTGTTGCAGGTGACGATCAGTTGGCAGGTGGTGGTGGCCCAAGTGATATTAACGATTTGCAGGTAATGCAAAATTATACACTTAATGCCAGCACAGGCCCTCAGGGTTACCTTTGGAGCAGAGGGTATAGTGGAATTTACAGAGTAAATGTACTGCTGCAAAAAATTGTAGATATCCCTATGGATGCAACATTAAAAGCAAGATATATTGCAGAAGCCAAAGCCATGCGTGCAGCATTTTACTTCGATCTGGTTACCTTTTTTAAAAATGTACCGATTATAGAGGGCACCGTTGATCCAAAAGATTTATACAATGTTACCCAGGCTGCACCTGCTGCAGTATATGCTTATGTCGAGAAAGATCTTGCTGATGCAATACCAGGATTGCCAAATACAGTTCCTGCTGCTACAGAAGGTGGCCGCCTTACAAAAGGAGCAGCACAGGCATTGTTGGGCAAGGTTTTGCTGTATGAGAAAAAATGGCAGGCAGCTGCAGATCAGTTTGCTGTGGTAAACGGTACCGCACCTGGTGTTTCGCCTTCAGTTTACGGCTACAAGTTGATTCCTAATTTTGGCGATTTATGGAAACCAAGCAATAAATTCAATTCAGAATCCATTATAGAGTTTGTACACAGCAATAAATCTAATGGTAACTGGTCTGCTGCTGGTAATAGCGAAGGTAACTTACTATCCATCACAACCGGCCCACGTGGATATAGCAAAACACTTGCTACTGCTCCAGATTATTTTAGTGGCTATAGCTTCCTTGTATTTACAAAAGCCTTTTTTGATTTCATCCATTTCGATCCGAGAAATGCTGCCACGGTAGCCAACCTAGATAGTTTGCAAACTAATGGCATCGCAAAGTACACTCCTGGTTATAACAATACTGGGTATTTCTTTGCTAAATACATGGGCTTAACTACTCAGGCGGCCGCAAATACACCAGAGTTAAATTTTGGAATAGACGAATACGAAATCCGTTTGGCCGATACCTATTTAATGGAGGCTGAAGCTTTGATGAATGCTGGTACAGCAGTTGGGGTAGGCTCAAGGGCTTATGCTTTGCTTAATGCCGTTCGTGCAAGGGTGGGGCTTAATCCTGTTGCTGTGACACAGGCCAATATAGAAAAAGAAAGAAGATTGGAATTAGCAGGCGAAGGACAACGTTTCCCTGATCTTATACGTTGGGGCAAAGCTGCTGCAACATTGGCTTCGAAAGGTTTTATTGCTGGTCGACACGAAGTATTCCCAATTCCACAAGGCGAATTGAACAACACCAAAATTGAACAGAATAAAGAATGGGGCGGAACAAAGTAGTTGCTCATCTATTATACACGCTTAATGTTTAATTGTTAACAGGGAGAAAGCGAAATCTTTCTTCCTGTTTTTTCATCTGCTCATCTTTTACCTATGCTTTCTACCAAATTTCTTCGCCTTTTTATCATTTGTGTTTTTACCTGTTCTTCGCTTGCTGTTATTGCTCAAAACCAGCCTGAAGTTTGGCTTACCAAAGCCGATCGATCTGTTTTATTTGCCAAACAGGCAAGTAAATTAAGTTTTACTGAAGCTAAAAACAATCTGCCCACCATTATAGTAAATAATAAAGAAACTTATCAAACTATTGATGGCTTTGGTTATGCCCTAACAGGTGGAAGTGCACAGCATATTATTAAAATGTCGGCGCCAGCCAGAGCGGCTTTATTGAAAGAGTTATTTGCTACTGATGGAAACAACATCGGGGTGAGCTACATCCGTTTGAGTATCGGCGCTTCTGATTTGAATGAAAAAGTATTTTCTTATAACGACCTTCCCGAAGGACAAACCGATTTAATACAGGCTAAATTTGACCTCGGTCCGGATAAAGTGGACGTAATTCCGGTAATGAAGGAAATCCTCGCGATAAACCCAAAACTGAAAATTATGGGCTCGCCATGGTCTCCTCCCTTATGGATGAAAACCACTTACGATGCCCGAGGCGGGATGTTAAAGCCCGAATACTACGATGCTTACGCCAGGTACTTTGTAAGGTATGTACAGGAAATGCAAAAAGAGGGGATTCCTATTGATGCGATCACTGTTCAGAATGAACCTTTGCACCCCGGCAATAATCCCAGCTTACTTATGGTTGCACCAGATCAGGCGCTTTTTGTAAAGAAGTTTTTAGGGCCTGCTTTTGCCAAAGCCAATATTAAGACCAAAATTATTGTTTACGATCATAATGCCGATCGGCCAGATTACCCGATTAGCATTTTAGATGATCCGGAAGCCAAAAAATATATCGATGGATCGGCCTTTCATCTGTACGGAGGAAAGATCGAAGCTTTAACTGATGTACACAATGCTCATCCTGACAAGAATATTTACTTTTCAGAACAAATGGTAGTGGAACAGCCAGATGCTGTGGATATTAAAATTGTTAATCCGGTTAGGCGTTTGATTATCGGCGCCACCCGAAACTGGAGCAAAAATGTGCTCGAGTGGAATTTAGCCGCCGATCCTGAAAACAAACCCTATACCGACAGAGGTGGCTGTTCGATGTGCCAGGGCGCAGTAACCATTGATAAAGATTCTTATAGCAGAAACCTGGCTTATTATTCCATTGCTCATGCTTCTAAGTTTGTACGGCCTGGCGCTGTTCGCGTGGCTACAAACGATTTAACCGATCTGCCAAATGTTGCCTTTAAAACACCCAGTGGGAAACATGTTTTAATTGTAGCCAATAGCGGTAAAAATGCCGCTAAGTTTAATATTAGCTTTAACGGCAAATCACTTGTTGCAATGCTCGATAAAGGCTCTGTGGCCACATACATCTGGTAATTATCTAAACCTAATCTTATTTTTATGTCTTTTACAAAATCAATCTTATATATTTTTCTGCTTAGCATTGTTTCGTTTACAGGGTTTAGTCAAGGCTTTTTAAAAGCCGAGGGGAAAAAAATAGTGAATGCAAAAGGCGAGAATGTTTTGCTCCGCGGTTTTGGTTTAGGTGGCTGGATGCTGCAGGAAGGTTACATGCTCAAAATTAACAAAGAGGCACAACAATACCGCATCCGCGAACGGATAGAAGAACTGATGGGGCCAAAACAGACCCAGGAGTTTTACGATGCCTGGTTGGCCAACCACATGCGCAAAATCGATGTCGATTCGATGAAACGCTGGGGTTTTAATTCTATCCGTTTACCCATGCACTACAATTTATACACCCTGCCGACAGATAAAGAGCCTGTTGCCGGCAAAAATACCTGGCTGGAAAAAGGCTTTGCCTTAACTGACAGCTTGTTAGCCTGGTGTAAGGCGAATGAAATGTACCTGATTTTAGATTTGCACGCTGCACCCGGCGGACAAGGGAATGATTTAAACATTGCCGACCGCGATCCATCAAAACCTTATTTATGGGATAGCAAAGCCAATCAGGAGAAAACCATTGCACTCTGGAAAAAACTGGCCGAACGTTATAAAGATGAGCCTTACATTGGCGCATACGATATTTTGAACGAACCCAATTATGGTTTCTCAAACCCTGAAGAAGATAAAAACGGAACAAAGGAAAAAGTGAATGCACCCTTAAGAAAATTAATGATCGAGATTACCAAAGCCATCCGCGAGGTTGATCAAAAACACATCATTATTATCGAAGGCAATGGCTGGGGAAATAATTACAACGGCATTTTTCCACTGTGGGATAAAAACATGGTTTTGAGCTATCATAAATACTGGAATTATAACGATCAGGCTTCAATAGCACACATTATTAAAGCCAGGGATGAACAGCATGTTCCGGTCTGGCTCGGCGAAACAGGAGAAAATTCTAATGTTTGGTTTACTGATGCCATCCACCTTTTAGAAAAAAATAATATCGGCTGGGCTTGGTGGCCATTAAAAAAGATAGGAGCGAATAATCCGATGGAAATTAAATCGAACCCTAATTACGATGCGTTGGTAAAATACTTCAATAACGGTGGAGACAAACCTAAAGACAGCAATGTATACAGCGGTTTGATGGAACTGGCTATTTATTCGAAATTAGAAAATACCATCATCCATAAAGATGTGATAGATGCCATGATCCGTCAACCCTCTAGCAACGAAACCAAGCCGTTTAAGCCCAATTTAATTAAAGATAAAAGCATTGTGTATGCTGTAGATTACGATTTAGGTAAAAATGGTAAAGCTTATTTCGATACAGATACTGCCGATTACCATACCTCAACAGGAAAAAGAAGTGCCGGTAACCGTGGCCGGATTTACCGGAATGATGGGGTGGATATTGCAAAAGATTCTACCCAGTACGAAAAGTATTATGTAAACCATATCGAAAAAGGAGAGTGGTTGCAGTACACCGTAAATGTTTCACAAAAAGGATCTTACATTTTAAAAATAAATGCTGCGGCAGATAATGCTTCGGGTAGGATTACCATTATAATCGATGGCAAAGTGGTAGCTAATGATATTGTGGTTCCAAATACCGGAGACAATAAGAAGTTCGCAACCTTTGAGGTAAAGTACATTGTTTTAAAGGCGGGCATGCAAAAAATTAAGGTGTTGGCAGATGCAGGGGGCTATAATTTTGGTTATATTCAATTCGTTAAATAAAAACAAAACATCATCTTGAAAGGCATAAAACGGATCCTGCTTATTTTGGGCGCAATTGCCATTGCGGTTGTTGTTCTTTCGAGATGCATGAATGTTGCCGACCGATTGCCTGAAGATGTGAGGGGCAAAGCGTATACCGGAGCGGCTACCTGTGTTAAATGCCATAAAGATTTATCGCAGTCTTATGCACATAGTCCGCATGGTTTAACCTCTAAGCCTGTGGTAGATGCAGCTTTATTAAAAATTTTCGCCCCTGATTCTAACAGTTTCCAATATGATGCAAACCAAAAAGTAGTAATAGAAAAGAGAGACAGCGGTATATTTCAGGTCGCTTATCACAATGGCAAAGCTGTGCGTGCGCAAAAGTTTGATATGCAGTTTGGTTCAGGCGAAAAAGCCTATACTTATACCTATTGGCAAGGCAGGAAAATGTACGAGCTGCCTTTATCTTACTTCGCTGCGATTAAGAATTGGGCCATCAGCCCTGGTTTTCCAAAAGAAAGCTTTTATTATGATCGGGCGATAACGAGCCGTTGTTTAGAGTGCCACGCATCTTATGTAAATATTAAACTCACACAAAAAACTATTTTTTCAAAAGATGAGGAAATGGAAAAGGGCTCCATTATTTATGGAATAGATTGTGAACGTTGCCACGGACCAGGCAAACAGCATGTTGTTTTTCATATGGAGAACCCCGAAGAAAAGACAGCAAAATTTATCACATTGTATAAAACACTTACCCGAAAACAAAAGATGGATGTTTGCGCTGTTTGTCATTCGGGCAACACTTTGGTCGCACAGCGATCTGTATTCGGTTTCCAGCCCGGCGACGATCTGGATGCTTATTATTCGCAGGATTTTACAGGTTTTGGTGGTGGTAACGTTGATGTACATGGTAACCAAAGCGCTATGTTACAGGGCAGTAATTGTTATCGGAAAAGTGAAACCATGACTTGCCAATCGTGCCACAATACACACGAAAATATTAAAGGGAACTTAAGCCTTTATTCGCAGCGTTGCATCAATTGCCACAAAAGTACCAACCATAGCAAAGTCACTTTAGCAAAAGGATCGCTCAGTACCAATTGTATCGACTGCCATATGCCTAAAGAATCTTCAAAACTGATCACCTTTCAACAGGCAGGTAAAGATCATTTGAGCGTATACCGGCTACGCTCACACCATATTGCCATTTATCCCGTTATTAATAAGTAAAAACCCAAACTTGTATTAAGAAATTTCGCACAATCCATTAATAGGACTTGGATTTCGTACATTTGGTTTCCACCTTAAAAATTAGATAGTAGCCAATATGCTCATAAAACACTACTTAGCTTTATTCTTCCTCCTTTTTTTTTCAACCTCTATTTTTGCCCAAAAGAAATTTACCCTTAGCGGTACCATCCGTGATGCGGGTACAGGCGAAACTTTAATTGGTGCTACAGTAAGGATTACAGGAGCATCTACAGCGGCAACTTTAACCAATAACTATGGCTATTTTGCCTTAACCCAAGCTGAGGGAACTTATACCGTTTCTGTGAGTTATATGGGTTATGCACCTATTGTTAAAACCATCAATCTAACTAAAGATACGAAGCTGAATGAGGAATTAAAAAGTGCAATCGATCTGGCTGAAGTAACGGTAAATGCAAACAACCG from Flavobacterium sp. W4I14 includes these protein-coding regions:
- a CDS encoding TonB-linked SusC/RagA family outer membrane protein (product_source=TIGR04056; cath_funfam=2.170.130.10,2.60.40.1120; cleavage_site_network=SignalP-noTM; cog=COG1629; ko=KO:K21573; pfam=PF00593,PF07715,PF13715; superfamily=49464,56935; tigrfam=TIGR04056; transmembrane_helix_parts=Inside_1_4,TMhelix_5_22,Outside_23_1056), producing MRGRFTFVFFIYCIMAFPLALLAQDIPVTGKVTEQNGAPLPGVTVKLDGTTKAASTDANGVFSIQAPVGGKLTISLIGMATQTVTVPAGGRINVSLAADSKDLTEVVVVGYGTQKKSVVTGAISSVKASDLENQPVVRIEQSLQGRTSGLTIAATSGQPGSSSTVRLRGFTSFGNSKNDPLWVIDGVVIDAGGIGYLNQDDIESIEVLKDGASAAIYGTRAAAGVILVTTKKGKAGTLNINYSGYYGTQAPAKRLDLLDASQYATLRNQALVSAGKAPAFANPAALGAGTDWQDLIFNDSAPKQSHEFSVSGGSDKASYFTSFGYTDIKGIVATPISKFNRANVRINTSFKPIKGVTFGENLGYSHGVNSGIGETNREFGGVLSSAINLDPITPSIITDPTSQSAFFPSAAGNPVQNAAATRNSDGQLFGISPYVLQEMKNPLAMIQNRLGNYGYDHNIVGNVFADLEPIKGLHIRSSLGTKMAFYGSNSFTPIAYYNTSTPINQSSLSRENTYVINWNLENTISYNKVIDKHNFTFLLGHGEYKDGNQRRATVVYNNVPAKTFDEASFRYNALPADRTNSSGGDGTDHRINSLFSRIQYNYGEKYLFSALIRRDGSSRFGGNNKFGYFPSGSIGWVPTLENFFPKNDVLTFLKIRGSYGVTGNDGIGDFPYIPIVGAGGDRNYVFGSTNETVYVGYSPGAPANPDLKWEETRQADIGIDATLFQNLTLTVDIYDKKTTGILQNPPIPGYAGYGSFAQNVADIQNRGLEIELGYRKKIGQLDFGVNGNISFYKNKVTQLLPGNLFLEDNSATFQNFGNITRTGLNLPYQQYYGYQSLGIFQSQAEVDSYLGADGVTKLQPNAKPGDLKFANLTNDNIINPDDRTYLGNPNPTVSYGITINLGYKNFDFTAFGSGSGGNQIFQGLRRLDIATANYQRKYLDAWTPSNTGASLPRIVDGDPNGNYSKFTNLYLESGNFFRLRTMQLGYSLPNSIINKWGMKKLRVYVLAENLFTITKYTGYDPELGVTADSGGGAQYGIDRGAYPQARAFLFGLNVGF
- a CDS encoding hypothetical protein (product_source=Hypo-rule applied; ko=KO:K21572; pfam=PF07980,PF14322; superfamily=48452), producing the protein MKKKNFLYFTAIVLSVTLGSCKKDLEVNPQDRITLDNYYKTQADAFTGLVAIYDRFAYQSGGLYDKSAVMSVAGDDQLAGGGGPSDINDLQVMQNYTLNASTGPQGYLWSRGYSGIYRVNVLLQKIVDIPMDATLKARYIAEAKAMRAAFYFDLVTFFKNVPIIEGTVDPKDLYNVTQAAPAAVYAYVEKDLADAIPGLPNTVPAATEGGRLTKGAAQALLGKVLLYEKKWQAAADQFAVVNGTAPGVSPSVYGYKLIPNFGDLWKPSNKFNSESIIEFVHSNKSNGNWSAAGNSEGNLLSITTGPRGYSKTLATAPDYFSGYSFLVFTKAFFDFIHFDPRNAATVANLDSLQTNGIAKYTPGYNNTGYFFAKYMGLTTQAAANTPELNFGIDEYEIRLADTYLMEAEALMNAGTAVGVGSRAYALLNAVRARVGLNPVAVTQANIEKERRLELAGEGQRFPDLIRWGKAAATLASKGFIAGRHEVFPIPQGELNNTKIEQNKEWGGTK
- a CDS encoding glucosylceramidase (product_source=KO:K01201; cath_funfam=3.20.20.80; cleavage_site_network=SignalP-noTM; cog=COG5520; ko=KO:K01201; pfam=PF02055,PF17189; superfamily=51445) — encoded protein: MLSTKFLRLFIICVFTCSSLAVIAQNQPEVWLTKADRSVLFAKQASKLSFTEAKNNLPTIIVNNKETYQTIDGFGYALTGGSAQHIIKMSAPARAALLKELFATDGNNIGVSYIRLSIGASDLNEKVFSYNDLPEGQTDLIQAKFDLGPDKVDVIPVMKEILAINPKLKIMGSPWSPPLWMKTTYDARGGMLKPEYYDAYARYFVRYVQEMQKEGIPIDAITVQNEPLHPGNNPSLLMVAPDQALFVKKFLGPAFAKANIKTKIIVYDHNADRPDYPISILDDPEAKKYIDGSAFHLYGGKIEALTDVHNAHPDKNIYFSEQMVVEQPDAVDIKIVNPVRRLIIGATRNWSKNVLEWNLAADPENKPYTDRGGCSMCQGAVTIDKDSYSRNLAYYSIAHASKFVRPGAVRVATNDLTDLPNVAFKTPSGKHVLIVANSGKNAAKFNISFNGKSLVAMLDKGSVATYIW
- a CDS encoding endoglucanase (product_source=KO:K01179; cath_funfam=2.60.120.260,3.20.20.80; ko=KO:K01179; pfam=PF00150,PF03422; smart=SM00606; superfamily=49785,51445; transmembrane_helix_parts=Inside_1_6,TMhelix_7_26,Outside_27_583), translated to MSFTKSILYIFLLSIVSFTGFSQGFLKAEGKKIVNAKGENVLLRGFGLGGWMLQEGYMLKINKEAQQYRIRERIEELMGPKQTQEFYDAWLANHMRKIDVDSMKRWGFNSIRLPMHYNLYTLPTDKEPVAGKNTWLEKGFALTDSLLAWCKANEMYLILDLHAAPGGQGNDLNIADRDPSKPYLWDSKANQEKTIALWKKLAERYKDEPYIGAYDILNEPNYGFSNPEEDKNGTKEKVNAPLRKLMIEITKAIREVDQKHIIIIEGNGWGNNYNGIFPLWDKNMVLSYHKYWNYNDQASIAHIIKARDEQHVPVWLGETGENSNVWFTDAIHLLEKNNIGWAWWPLKKIGANNPMEIKSNPNYDALVKYFNNGGDKPKDSNVYSGLMELAIYSKLENTIIHKDVIDAMIRQPSSNETKPFKPNLIKDKSIVYAVDYDLGKNGKAYFDTDTADYHTSTGKRSAGNRGRIYRNDGVDIAKDSTQYEKYYVNHIEKGEWLQYTVNVSQKGSYILKINAAADNASGRITIIIDGKVVANDIVVPNTGDNKKFATFEVKYIVLKAGMQKIKVLADAGGYNFGYIQFVK
- a CDS encoding hypothetical protein (product_source=Hypo-rule applied; cath_funfam=1.10.3820.10; pfam=PF13435; smart=SM00659; superfamily=48695; transmembrane_helix_parts=Inside_1_6,TMhelix_7_29,Outside_30_399) is translated as MKGIKRILLILGAIAIAVVVLSRCMNVADRLPEDVRGKAYTGAATCVKCHKDLSQSYAHSPHGLTSKPVVDAALLKIFAPDSNSFQYDANQKVVIEKRDSGIFQVAYHNGKAVRAQKFDMQFGSGEKAYTYTYWQGRKMYELPLSYFAAIKNWAISPGFPKESFYYDRAITSRCLECHASYVNIKLTQKTIFSKDEEMEKGSIIYGIDCERCHGPGKQHVVFHMENPEEKTAKFITLYKTLTRKQKMDVCAVCHSGNTLVAQRSVFGFQPGDDLDAYYSQDFTGFGGGNVDVHGNQSAMLQGSNCYRKSETMTCQSCHNTHENIKGNLSLYSQRCINCHKSTNHSKVTLAKGSLSTNCIDCHMPKESSKLITFQQAGKDHLSVYRLRSHHIAIYPVINK